The sequence CCTCAGCCATCAAGTCGCTGAGTGAAGACGCCAAGCGGGACTTCCGTCGTACCTTGCGGCAGCAAGGTGCACAATTGCAGGACTGGTGGCTGGGCGAAATGCTGACCACCCGTTCCCCGCTCACCGAGCGCCTGACCTTGCTGTGGCACAACCACTTCACCTCCAGCCTGGACAAGGTGAAAGAGCCGGTACTGATCTACAAGCAAAACCTGTTGCTGCGGCAACACGCGCTGGGCAACTTCGGCACCCTGCTGCATGCGGTCACGCGCGACCCCGCCATGCTGGTCTACCTGGACAATGCCCGTAGCAAGAAGGAACAGCCCAACGAAAACTATGCCCGCGAGGTGATGGAGCTGTTTGCGCTGGGTGAAGGTCATTACACCGAGCAAGACATCCGTGAAGGCGCACGCGCATTGACCGGGCTCACCCTCAACCCGGACACTGGCGAAGCCATCTTTGCCCCCAAACGGCACGACAGCGGCGAGAAAACCCTGTTTGGCCAGCGTGGCCGCTATGACCCGGATACGTTTATCGACCGCATCTTGCAACAACCGGCCACCGCAGAATACGTCACCCGTCGCCTGTGGCGCGAGTTTGTCTCCCCCAGCCCGGACGAGAGAGAAGTGCAGCGGCTGGCACAACAATTCCGCCAGGATCAGCTGGAGATGAAGCCCCTGCTGCGGCGCATGCTGCTCAGCCCGGCGTTCTGGGACCCGAAAAACCGTGGCACGCTGGTGAAATCACCGGTTGAGCTGGTGGTGGGGACCCTGCGTCAGTTCCAGCCACATCTCTCCGGCAGTCAGGCCCTGGTGCGTGCCGCCGGCGGCATGGGGCAAGAGTTGTTCAACCCGCCCAACGTCAAGGGCTGGCCCGGCGGCAATGACTGGATCAATACCGCCACCCTACAGGCCCGCCGTCAGTTCCTCGACCAGGTTTTCCGAGGCAGAGACCTGCCGATGCCCGCCCCACAAATGGCGGACGCCCCCATGAGCAAGGGCGAGATGAGCAAGGGTGAACGTCAGACCCAGGTGCTGACCCGGGCGCTCAGCCGCATCGACATCAATGGTCAGCAATGGCTGCGCCAGTTTCCGGACAGCCCGACAGGGCGACAGCAGGTGCAACTCACGCTGCTGCCACTACCGGCCAGCGGCATGAAAGACAATACCGAGCCGATGAATGAAGACTGGCTGCTGCAGCTGGTGCTGAGCCCAGCCTACCAGCTGAAGTAACAAGGAGCCCCACATGCAACGCCGACACTTTCTGCAAGCCCTGTCTGCCAGCGCCCTGCTCTCCACCCTGCCGGGTACGGCCTGGGCCCGGGATGGCAAGGACTACCGCAAGCCGCTGATTCTGATTGAACTCAAAGGCGGCAACGACGGCCTCAATACCGTGGTGCCCTATGCCGACCCGCTGTACGCCAGGCTGCGCCCCAAGCTGGCCCTGCCGCGTGACCAGATCCTGCAGCTGAACGGGCAGCTGGGCCTGCACCCGAAACTGCAGCCGCTGATGCCTTTCTGGCAGCAGCAGCAACTGGCCATCCTGCACAATGTGGGCTACCCGCAGCCCAATCAGTCCCACTTTCGCTCCATTGAAATCTGGGATACCGCCAGCGATAGCCAGAGCTACCTGCCCGATGGCTGGCTGACCCGCCAATTCAGCAGCGAGCGGGTACCCGCCAGCTACGCAGCCGATGCGGCCATTCTCGGCAGCCAGACCCTTGGCCCGCTGCTGGGGCGCTCGCGCACCGTGGTGCTCGGCAGCCGCAAGCTGGAAGGCGGCATGATGGAAGACGGCATGGCAGGCCAGCAGGTCAGCGCGCTGGAGCATTTGCTGAAGGTGGAAACCGATATAGGCACCGCCGCACGCGGCCTGCACTACGGCAAGGTGGACACCGAATTTCCCAAGACCGGCTTCGGCAGCGACCTCAAGCGCGTGGCCCAGCTGATCGCCGGCAATAGCCAGGTGGCCGCCTTCCGCCTGACACTGGGCAGCTTTGACACCCATACCAATCAGCTGGCCACCCAGGACCGGCTGTTGGGCGAACTGGCCGATGGCCTTGCAGCCCTGAGCCAGGCCCTGCAGACGATGGGCAAGTGGAACGACACCCTGATCCTCACCTATGCCGAGTTTGGCCGCCGGGTGGCTGAAAACGAAAGTGGCGGCACCGATCACGGCATGGCCAATGCGCACTTTGCGCTGGGTGGCCGCGTCAAGGGTGGTTTTCACGGCGAAGGCCCGCGCCTGCACGATCTGGACAACGGCAACCTGCGCTACCAGATCGACTTCCGCAGCGTCTACGCCAGCGTAATCGACCGCTGGTGGAACAGCGACAGCAGCCGGGTGCTGGGGCAACGCTACTCCCCCGTCGCCTTCATCTGAGCGCTTGCCCCGCGTCCAACGGGCAGCCCCGCCCCCACGGCGCGGGGCTTTCCCGTACAATAGCGGCCATGCGTATACTGGCCATTGATACCTCGACTGAGCAGCTCTCGCTCGCCCTGTGGCAGGACGGAGCCACGCTCGACCACGCCTGCCCGGCTGGGCAGCAGCATTCCTCACTCACCGTGCCGCTGATCCAGCAATTGCTGGCTGAGGCCGGTTGCAGCCCGCAGCAGCTGGATGCCATTGCCTACCCGGTCGGCCCCGGCTCCTTTACCGGCCTGCGGATCGGCTGTGGTGTGGCGCAAGGCTTGGGCTACGCACTGGATAAACCGCTGATTGGCCTCTCCACCCTCGCCGCGCTGGCGGCATCGGTGGATGCCGATCAGGTGCTGGCCTGCCTCGACGCCCGCATGAACCAGCTCTACGCTGGCCGCTACCGTCGCACTCCCTCAGGCTGGGAAAACGTACTGCCCGATGGCCTGTACAACCCGGAGCAACTGCCGCTGCCAGAAGAGGACGGCTGGCATGGCGTCGGCAACGGCTTTGCCGCGCAGCCCGGCTTGCAGGCCCGCGCGCCGCAACTGCAGGTGGTGGATACCCAGCGCCTGCCGCATGCACGTGAACTGGCACAGCTGGCCGCTGCGGCTTTTCAGCGCGGCGAAGCCGTACCGGCGGCGGAAGCCGGGCTGGTCTACCTGCGCGATAAAGTGGCGCTCACCACCCGCGAGCGGGAAAAGGCATGAGCACGCCGCAGATTCAGCGCCTGGGGCAGCATGATCTGGATGCGCTGGTGGAGCTGGACGCCGCAGCTGGCCCCTGGCCGTGGAACCGCAACCAGTTTCAGGGCTCGCTGGAGCTGGGCGACCGCGTCTACGGCTATGTGCAGGATGGCGAGCTGCTGGCCTTTGCCATCATCCAGCCGGTGCTGGACGAAGCCAGCCTGCTCAACATCGCCGTGGCCGCCAGCCAGCAAGGGCAAGGCATCGCGCGCACCTTCCTGCGCAGCCTGCTCACCACACTGGCGGCAGAAGGCATCCACAAGGTGTTTCTGGAAGTACGCGCCAGCAACCAGCCTGCCCGCGCCCTCTACACCCGGCTTGGCTTTCAGTCGGCAGGTGTGCGCCGCAACTACTACCCCATTCACGGTGGCCGTGAAGACGCCGACTGCATGGTGCTGCAGCTGGAGGCCGCATGAACCCACATGACCCAGCGCTGCTAAGCGTACTGGAGCTGAGCCCGGTATGGCTGCCAAAGGGCAGCAGCGCAGCGCTGCAGCCCGCAGTGGCCAAAGCTGCCCCACCACAGCTGGAACCCATCGCCACACCGGAACCGCACCTGCAGACGACACCCGCGCCCGTCGCAGAGATCGCAGCGCCAGCCACTACCCCGGCAGCCCCTGCCCGCCCGCTCAACAACGCTGCGGCTCGAGGTCTGGCCGAGGCGCTGGCGGCCGCCCGTGGCCGCGCCCGCCCGATGGAGGACAGCCCGCCCGCCCCAGCCGAAGCCACGGCAGCTACGGTCGCCGCGCCCGTTGCTGCCCCCTCCGCCTGGGCGCATCTGGACTGGGAACCGCTGGCGGAGCAAGTACGCGATTGCCGCGCCTGTGGCCTGTGCCAAAGCCGTACCCAGACCGTGTTTGGCGTGGGTGACCGCAAGGCCGAATGGCTGATTGTGGGTGAAGCCCCCGGTGCCGAGGAAGACCGCCGTGGCGAACCCTTTGTCGGCCCTGCCGGACAACTGCTGGACAATATGCTGGCCGCGCTGCAGCTCACACGCGGCGAGAACGTCTACATCGCCAACGTGCTGAAATGCCGCCCGCCCGCCAACCGCGACCCGCTGCCGGACGAAGTACAGGCCTGCAGCCAGTACCTGCAGCGGCAGGTGGAGCTGCTGCAGCCGCGCGTGATTCTGGCACTGGGCCGCTTTGCCGCCAACACCCTGCTGCAGTCGGAGAGCAGCATCGCCGCCCTGCGCGGCAAGGTACACCACTATCAGCAGATACCGCTAATCGTCAGCTACCACCCGGCCTACCTGCTGCGCAACCTGCCGGACAAGGCCAAGAGCTGGCAGGACCTGCTGCTGGCCCGCCGCACCTGGCTTGGCCACAAAAACCCGCCAGCGCAGGCTTGACGCCAAGGCAGGAGGCCGGTATAGTTCGCCCTCTCGATGCCGCTGGCGGCGTAACAAGCCGGATGCGTCGGACAATGGTGGATGTAGCTCAGTTGGTAGAGTCCAGGATTGTGATTCCTGTCGTCGTGGGTTCGAGTCCCATCATCCACCCCAAGATTGCAAAGCCCGACCTCTGGTCGGGCTTTTTTATTTTCAGCTCGCCCCCCTTGATCTATACTTTGTTCTACAGGAATACCAACCCGCTCTGAAATTGAGTATGCATGCTTGGCTGCTGGAGGTGGCTAAAGAGTGTCTTTCCCGAACGCTCTGTACGATAGGACAGGCTTTTTTATTCTACGACACCATTGACCAACTATGATGCAAAGTGGAGGATGCGCCGGATACTACAGCTTGCCCAAAGTACTCCAGCCACCCTACAACCTACCATCATAAACATGATCAAACCAGATTTCCCAGCACTGTTAAACCCAGGGAAGCACATAATTTCCACTCGAGAACTACACGTCCTTGCTGTGGCTCCATTTGAGCAAAGTCGGCATCGCCAAGATCTATATGACAAGTTAGTGAGTTGGATCAAAGCGGTACAAATACTAGGTTTGAGCGGTACACTGTGGCTAGATGGATCATTTTTAACAGGCAAACCAGCCCCGAATGATATTGACTGTGTCCTCTGGGGTCCTCATTGGATTCACAACACAGATGACCTTACCGAGGCAAAGAAAGCAGAAGCTTTTCATCTATTAGATAGAGCAATCGTGGGCAAGCTCTATAACATTGATCTCTATATTGAGGCCCCAACTGATGACCAGAAATTCAACCGTGAAGCATATTGGGGAGGTGTTCTGGGATTTGCCCACGATAGAAGTACTGCTAAGGGCTTTGCGGAGATAGGCATATGAGTAGCAAATTTCTGCGAGAGCATACCGCGACACTGAAAGACTTTGCAGCGGCCACAGAGAAACGAGCACAAGCCGCACCCGACGATTTTCTTCTCCAACTTACTGCAAAAAATCAACGACAAGCAGCTGAAGATGCCCAGCATCAGCTCTTGCTTCTAGAAGCCGCAGAGGTTGGAGAACTGGTAGATCTTCGCCTTCTTGGGCCAAGGGCAAATGGGAGTATATCCCTCGATTGGTTCCTTGAAGCCATGAGTCCACTTTCCAAGGCTTGGAAGCTTGCGGCTCATCGATTAAGGTATGGACATGATGCTAATCGCAGCGTCGATGCAGAGGTTGTAAGTGCTCTAAACCTTAAGCTTGCAGGGATAGGCTATGGATCAACGCGTATTTTTGTAACTGGCAATGCGCTTCCCGACCTAACAGGGGAGAGCTTGCTTCAAACCACACTTACCCAAGTTTTTCGCTTGCTAAACTCTCATCAGGATGAATTTTATGATGCTGTAGACGCCGTGGGTGGTAAATCTGCGCGACAGTTAAGTGAATTCATGAAGGCATTAGATGGAGCCGGCCTAGCCGCACAGTTCACGTGGCAATCACCTCGGGGTAAGCTGTTTTGGGAGGGGCAGCCACGCGAGATAGTGCGTATTCGCTCATTGTTAGACACATTTTGTGAACCAGAACGCTATGTAGAGGTTATTGAGGGGCGCGTGGCAGGTATCACAGATACAGGCAGGCTCGATCTTCGAACCGACGATGGCAAGATCTCCATAAGGTTCCCCCTAAGGCTCACAGAGCAAGTTCAGCGTCTTACCATCACCTCTGTAACCCGAATCAAAGTTGAGACCTCGAAGTACTGGGACTCTGTTGGGAAAAAAGATATTTATAAGCGGCAATTAATATCAGTTGAGTAACCGCCAGCCTTTTCGGTGTGTCCTCAGATTCATCGGCTTTTACATCCATTCCACTCACTTACAACTCACCACCCCACATGCAAGCCCGCCTCAACCTGATCCTGCTGGGCGTAGACGATATTGCGCGCAGCGCAGCATTTTATGCGGCGCTGGGCTGGCCTGCGGCGGCGAGTTCGCATGCGGGTTTTGTGAAGATTGATCTGGGTGGCGTGGTGCTGGGGCTGATTGCGCGGCGTGATCTGGCGCAAGATGCCGGGCAAGCAGATTCGTTGCCGCAGCAGGCGGCGCACAGTGCGCTGGTTTATCTGGCGCGGGCAGCGGAGGAAGTGGCTGAGGTGCTGGCTGCCGTTGCCTTGCTCGGGGGTACGGTGGTGAAACCGGCTACCGAGACGGCATGGGGGGTCGCCGGGTATTTCCGTGACCCGGACGGGCATTTGTTTGAGGTGTGCTACGAGGCAGCCTGGAATCTGGATGCCCATGGCCGCCTGTGGGTGTAGCCTGTTACGTTACGGCTGGGCACGGGATGTACAGGAGATGAGATTGCGCACGGCAAGGGGTAAGCAATGGCTAGTGGTCATCCTGGCACTTGCGGGTTTGTCTGCACAGGCGCAGCCCTCCTGCAGTGGTGAGCTCTACCGACAGGCGGAGTCCGCTCTGCCCGCCGCCAATGCCAGCTGGCCCGCTTTGCATCGGCACTGGCGCCAATATGCCGCCTGTGATGATGGTGCTTTGGCCGAAGGCTACTCCGAGGCCGTGGTGCGGCTATTGCTGGACCGCCCGCAATGGCCCGCGCTGAATCGCATCACCACGCAAGATGCACGTTCCCGGCACTGGCTGCTGGGCCATGTGGATGAATCGGTGTCAACGGCGGACTTGCAGCAACTGCAGGCACAGACAGCCACATGCAGCAGCGCGCTCTGCCATGCAGTTCAGCAAGCGCTGGCACGCACGCAGGCCCGCTCGACTACCCCCTGACCGCGCTACGCTTCCTCTACATGCGCCGGGCGCAGGAACCAGGCGACGATACTGAGCGGGAACAGTACCAGCATCACCCAGAACAGGATGCGCCAGTCACGGTTACCGGCTTCCAGCAGCTGCATGGATTCGACAAAAAACACTTCGCAGGCTCCATTGCCAGTATCGGTGCGTACCGTGCTGCTGCGGCGGGTGAAGGTGGGGTTGCCGTTGACCACGGTGGTATAGTCCGCCAGATAACCTTGCAGGCGGATCTGGTCGCCGATGCGGACTTTGCGCAGCTGCCGGGCCAGACTGTGCTGATCGGTCAGGATGTGGTTGTTGCTGAGGCTGCTGCCGTCGAACTGTTGCCAGGTTTCGCCGTTGCCGCTGCTGACCCAGCAGGTCCATTGGTCGTTGTGGTAGTCCAGCTTGCGGAATACGCCATTCTTGAGGTTGTGGCCCCAGACCACGCACAGGTCCATCAGATTGAGGTTGTCGTTGGACTCGCGGTGTACATAGTCCCACCAGGCATCGGAATCATGGCGGCTGACCACCAAGCCGTAGAGGTCGTAATCAAACCGGGGCTGGATGCGGTAGTCGATGCCCTTCACCCGGGTGGTGAACGGGGCTTTGTAGGTGGTGTCTTGCACCGGGGCTTGTGCCAGCTCGGGCCGCCATTGCTGCACCCCGAGCAGCGATTCCCGCATGAAGGCAGAGATCAGCAGTAACAGCAGACTGCCCCAGAACCACACAGCCACAAACCGGCGCAACATCATTGCTCCCCTTGGTCCATGCCGCTCATTGTGTCATATCAAGGCTGTCGCGTGGCAGGCTGTTGCATCATGCAGGTATCCCGTCTGGCTGGAGCGTGCCATGCATCATGTTGTGCTGTTGTTTCATCTGCTGGGTGCCAGTATCTGGACTGGCGGGCATCTGCTGCTGGCGCTGGTGATCCTGCCGCAAGTGCTGCGCTCGCGCGATCTGCCCCGCCTGCAGCAGTTTGAAGCCGCCTTTGAGCGGGTGGGGATTCCTGCTCTGCTGATTCAGGTGGCCACCGGCTTGCTGCTGGCTTGGCAGCGCCTGCCGGTATTCTCGATGTGGCTGGACTGGAATAACCCGGCCGCTCGCCCCATCCTGTGCAAGCTGGTGTTGCTGCTGCTGACCCTGCTGCTGGCACTGGACGCCCGGCTGCGGCTGATCCCCAGGCTCACGCCGGAGCGGCTGCCTGCGCTGGCCTGGCATATCATCCCGGTTACCCTCATCAGCGTGCTGTTCGTGGTCACGGGTGTGGCTTTTCAGGCGGGCTGGCTGTATTGAGGATCATGCCGGGGCGCTACCCGGCAAGGCTGTCAGTTGCTGTAGCAACCAGCGTGGCGCAGCGGCAGTCTGGTAGCGGGCATGCTGGTAGAGGCAGACGGCAAAAGCAGGCACCGGCAGCGGGAGGGGGCGCTGCACCACGGGCAGCGCTTTGCCCAGCACTTGTGCCGCCCGGCGGGGAATGCTGATCAGCAGGTCGGTCTGGGCAATCACAAACGGCGCGGCCAGTACGGAAGGCAGGTGCAGGCTGACCTGTCGTTGTCGCCCTTGCGCGGCCAGCACCCGGTCCACCACCCCCTGGCTTTCATTCCACGGCGTCACCACCACATGCTGGGCGGACAGGTAGGCTTCCAGCCCCCAAGCGCCGTCCAACAGCGGGTGACCTTGCCGCAGCAGAACCACGTAGTCATCTTCAAACCAGCGGTGGCTGAGAATCTGGCCTGGCAAGTCCGGCTGATCGCCAGTGAAGCCCACAGCAAAATCCAGTTGTCCACTGGCCAGGTCCGCCACCGGCACATGCTGCTCACTGCTCACCACCCGCACATGGACCTTGGGCGCGTCCACGGCCAGCTTGGCCATCAGCGGGGGCAGCAAGACGCAGGCGGTGTAATCGGTGGCCGCCAGCACAAAGCTGCGCTCACTGTGGCGAGGGTCGAACCCGCCAGCACCTTGCAGCGCGCCACCCAGCATCTGCAGCGCGGCGTGGATGTCCGCCGCCATGTGCTGCGCATACGGTGTCGGCTGCATGCCCTGCCCAACCCGTACAAACA is a genomic window of Leeia aquatica containing:
- a CDS encoding uracil-DNA glycosylase, with translation MNPHDPALLSVLELSPVWLPKGSSAALQPAVAKAAPPQLEPIATPEPHLQTTPAPVAEIAAPATTPAAPARPLNNAAARGLAEALAAARGRARPMEDSPPAPAEATAATVAAPVAAPSAWAHLDWEPLAEQVRDCRACGLCQSRTQTVFGVGDRKAEWLIVGEAPGAEEDRRGEPFVGPAGQLLDNMLAALQLTRGENVYIANVLKCRPPANRDPLPDEVQACSQYLQRQVELLQPRVILALGRFAANTLLQSESSIAALRGKVHHYQQIPLIVSYHPAYLLRNLPDKAKSWQDLLLARRTWLGHKNPPAQA
- a CDS encoding DUF1501 domain-containing protein produces the protein MQRRHFLQALSASALLSTLPGTAWARDGKDYRKPLILIELKGGNDGLNTVVPYADPLYARLRPKLALPRDQILQLNGQLGLHPKLQPLMPFWQQQQLAILHNVGYPQPNQSHFRSIEIWDTASDSQSYLPDGWLTRQFSSERVPASYAADAAILGSQTLGPLLGRSRTVVLGSRKLEGGMMEDGMAGQQVSALEHLLKVETDIGTAARGLHYGKVDTEFPKTGFGSDLKRVAQLIAGNSQVAAFRLTLGSFDTHTNQLATQDRLLGELADGLAALSQALQTMGKWNDTLILTYAEFGRRVAENESGGTDHGMANAHFALGGRVKGGFHGEGPRLHDLDNGNLRYQIDFRSVYASVIDRWWNSDSSRVLGQRYSPVAFI
- a CDS encoding DUF1800 domain-containing protein, with protein sequence MQAVLRTLPLLLGLHAGVLLAKGMGEDEARHLLNRTGFSPDYRAIQQYALLSREEGVDRLLSSVQTRPETEPPAEIVQYTPPSAIKSLSEDAKRDFRRTLRQQGAQLQDWWLGEMLTTRSPLTERLTLLWHNHFTSSLDKVKEPVLIYKQNLLLRQHALGNFGTLLHAVTRDPAMLVYLDNARSKKEQPNENYAREVMELFALGEGHYTEQDIREGARALTGLTLNPDTGEAIFAPKRHDSGEKTLFGQRGRYDPDTFIDRILQQPATAEYVTRRLWREFVSPSPDEREVQRLAQQFRQDQLEMKPLLRRMLLSPAFWDPKNRGTLVKSPVELVVGTLRQFQPHLSGSQALVRAAGGMGQELFNPPNVKGWPGGNDWINTATLQARRQFLDQVFRGRDLPMPAPQMADAPMSKGEMSKGERQTQVLTRALSRIDINGQQWLRQFPDSPTGRQQVQLTLLPLPASGMKDNTEPMNEDWLLQLVLSPAYQLK
- the rimI gene encoding ribosomal protein S18-alanine N-acetyltransferase, producing the protein MSTPQIQRLGQHDLDALVELDAAAGPWPWNRNQFQGSLELGDRVYGYVQDGELLAFAIIQPVLDEASLLNIAVAASQQGQGIARTFLRSLLTTLAAEGIHKVFLEVRASNQPARALYTRLGFQSAGVRRNYYPIHGGREDADCMVLQLEAA
- a CDS encoding VOC family protein translates to MQARLNLILLGVDDIARSAAFYAALGWPAAASSHAGFVKIDLGGVVLGLIARRDLAQDAGQADSLPQQAAHSALVYLARAAEEVAEVLAAVALLGGTVVKPATETAWGVAGYFRDPDGHLFEVCYEAAWNLDAHGRLWV
- a CDS encoding CopD family protein is translated as MHHVVLLFHLLGASIWTGGHLLLALVILPQVLRSRDLPRLQQFEAAFERVGIPALLIQVATGLLLAWQRLPVFSMWLDWNNPAARPILCKLVLLLLTLLLALDARLRLIPRLTPERLPALAWHIIPVTLISVLFVVTGVAFQAGWLY
- a CDS encoding DUF6932 family protein codes for the protein MIKPDFPALLNPGKHIISTRELHVLAVAPFEQSRHRQDLYDKLVSWIKAVQILGLSGTLWLDGSFLTGKPAPNDIDCVLWGPHWIHNTDDLTEAKKAEAFHLLDRAIVGKLYNIDLYIEAPTDDQKFNREAYWGGVLGFAHDRSTAKGFAEIGI
- the tsaB gene encoding tRNA (adenosine(37)-N6)-threonylcarbamoyltransferase complex dimerization subunit type 1 TsaB; translation: MRILAIDTSTEQLSLALWQDGATLDHACPAGQQHSSLTVPLIQQLLAEAGCSPQQLDAIAYPVGPGSFTGLRIGCGVAQGLGYALDKPLIGLSTLAALAASVDADQVLACLDARMNQLYAGRYRRTPSGWENVLPDGLYNPEQLPLPEEDGWHGVGNGFAAQPGLQARAPQLQVVDTQRLPHARELAQLAAAAFQRGEAVPAAEAGLVYLRDKVALTTREREKA
- a CDS encoding LysR family transcriptional regulator translates to MWVNSMHHGLRRLDLNLLLVFDALYHSRQVTVAADVLSLSPSAFSHALSRLRAAVGDELFVRVGQGMQPTPYAQHMAADIHAALQMLGGALQGAGGFDPRHSERSFVLAATDYTACVLLPPLMAKLAVDAPKVHVRVVSSEQHVPVADLASGQLDFAVGFTGDQPDLPGQILSHRWFEDDYVVLLRQGHPLLDGAWGLEAYLSAQHVVVTPWNESQGVVDRVLAAQGRQRQVSLHLPSVLAAPFVIAQTDLLISIPRRAAQVLGKALPVVQRPLPLPVPAFAVCLYQHARYQTAAAPRWLLQQLTALPGSAPA